The Candidatus Binatus sp. DNA window CGGGCGAGAAGGTGCCGCCAATCGGAAACCATCCGGTTTTCAGCGCCAGGTACATCATCAGGAAGGCGAGAAAAAAGCTCGGCACCGACATCCCGAAGAAGGCCAGGAACGAGAGGAAGCGATCCCAGATCGAATTTTGGTTCACGGCGACGATGATTCCGATCGGAATCGCGATTACCCACGATAAAATCATGCTGCTCGCCGCCAGAACGATCGTGTTGAAGGCGCGCGACGCGATGAGGCCGGTGACGCTCACGCGGTATTGCAGCGAGAAGCCGAAGTTCAGATGCAGCACGCCCCACAGCCACTTGAAGTAGCGGACCATCAGCGGCTGATCGAGGCCGAACTGCGCCTCGAGCTGGTGAATGACCTCGGGCGTGATGGTCGGGTTGAGTTTGAGATTGGAGACGAAGTCGCCCGGCACCAGCGACATCGCGAGGAACGAAATGAAAGTGATCCCGAGGATGAGCGGGATCATGTTGAGCAGTCGGCGAATCAGAAAGCGGGTCATCGTGTCAGCAGCATGATATTTCGACGTGGGTTGCGGCGGCGGAGGTTCAGTCGGGCTTGAATTCCACCCACTCCGGCTTGTACAGGCCCCAGACCTTGGGCTGATAGTTTTCCAGCGAGTTTTCCCATGACGAATAGCGCTGTTGGCGGACCGTTTCGAGTATCGGCAACTGGTCGTGGAGAATTTGCTGAATCTTCCAGTAGTACGGCGCGCGCTTGGTAATATCCATCTCGGACGCGCCCTGGTCGAGGAGCGTATCGATCTCCGCCTCCCACGCCGTGGCGGGTTTGGGCTGATTCGGATTCCACAAATGAAGGTTGCCCGACGAGCGATAGAAGTTCGCGCCATCGTTCGGCTCGATACCGCCGGTGAATCCAATCAGCACGCAGTCCCAGTCGAAAGACGAATCGAGCTTGTCCACCAGCGTGGTGAACTCGAACGGCCGATAGTTCACCTTTATACCGAGGCTCTCGAGGTCCTGCTTGAAGATGGTGCACATCTCGTTGCGCTCGGGCGCGCCGGTGTTGGTGGTGAGATCGAATTCGAGGCGATTGCCTTTCGGATCGGTGCGCACGCCGGGTTTTGCGAGATGATAGCCGGCCGCCTCGAGCATGCCGGCGGCAAGTTTCGGATCGTAGTCGTAATCCTTGAGATTGGGGTTGTGAAAGATTTTGTTCTCGGGCGAGATGTCCGCCACCGCCGGCACCGCGAGGTTGTGAAAGACAAGATCGATCATCGATTTCTTGTCGATCATGTGCGCCATCGCCTGCAGGAACTTCAGGTCCGTGAACCAGCCGAGCTTCGGATTGGTGACGCCGCTTTTGAGGTAATGGCGCGGATTGCG harbors:
- a CDS encoding ABC transporter permease, yielding MTRFLIRRLLNMIPLILGITFISFLAMSLVPGDFVSNLKLNPTITPEVIHQLEAQFGLDQPLMVRYFKWLWGVLHLNFGFSLQYRVSVTGLIASRAFNTIVLAASSMILSWVIAIPIGIIVAVNQNSIWDRFLSFLAFFGMSVPSFFLAFLMMYLALKTGWFPIGGTFSPDYSALTTVNRIADRINHLILPVFVLGISGTAGLMRLMRSQILEIKNSEFVRTARAKGLSERVVIYKHVLRNALNPFVTMAGYSLGDLLGGAALVEAVMNLQGLGLLMLDAVRSLDIYLVMGSVLMGTILLLVGNLLADIALVAVDPRVDFSSVAAE